From a region of the Bradyrhizobium diazoefficiens genome:
- a CDS encoding alpha/beta fold hydrolase, translating into MGDLSDIPLPAGIRSRYVDGINGLRMHVLEAGFETKDRPCILLLHGFPELAFSWRKVMPALGNAGYHVIAPDQRGYGRTTGWSADYDGDLAPFSLFNLVRDALGLVSAFGYRRVDVVGHDFGSPVAAWCALIRPDVFRSVTMMSAPFGGPPPLPFNTIDTPARPPAPDLVHRELAALPRPRKHYQWYYSTREANADMHRAPQGVHDFLRAYYHHKSADWTDNKPTPLTSWSARELAKLPTYYVMDLNQTIAETVAKEMPSPAAIAANQWLPDHELAYYSAEYGRTGFQGGLQWYRCGTSGAFNTELQLFAGRSIDVPSCFIAGMQDWGTYQRPGVLEAMQAQACTQMLGCHLVDGAGHWVQQEQPAEVSRLLLDFLAQTRAPLI; encoded by the coding sequence ATGGGCGATCTCTCCGACATTCCCCTCCCCGCCGGCATCCGCTCGCGCTACGTCGACGGCATCAACGGCTTGCGCATGCACGTGCTCGAAGCCGGATTCGAGACGAAGGACCGCCCCTGCATCTTGCTGCTGCACGGATTTCCGGAGTTGGCCTTCTCCTGGCGCAAGGTGATGCCGGCGCTTGGCAACGCCGGCTATCACGTGATCGCGCCGGACCAGCGCGGCTATGGCCGCACGACAGGATGGAGCGCCGACTACGACGGCGATCTGGCACCGTTCTCGCTGTTCAACCTGGTGCGCGACGCGCTCGGATTGGTGTCGGCGTTCGGCTACAGGCGAGTCGATGTCGTCGGACATGATTTCGGCAGCCCGGTCGCGGCCTGGTGTGCCTTGATACGGCCTGACGTCTTTCGTTCGGTGACGATGATGAGCGCGCCGTTCGGCGGACCGCCGCCGCTGCCGTTCAACACGATTGACACGCCAGCAAGGCCCCCCGCCCCAGACCTTGTCCATCGCGAACTCGCCGCGCTGCCGCGGCCGCGAAAACACTACCAATGGTACTATTCGACACGCGAGGCCAACGCCGACATGCACCGCGCACCACAGGGCGTGCATGATTTCCTGCGCGCCTACTATCACCACAAGAGCGCGGACTGGACCGACAACAAGCCCACTCCGCTGACATCATGGTCGGCCCGTGAGCTGGCGAAGCTGCCGACCTACTACGTGATGGACCTGAACCAGACCATCGCCGAGACGGTTGCGAAGGAGATGCCGTCGCCGGCCGCGATCGCCGCCAATCAATGGCTGCCGGACCACGAGCTCGCCTATTACAGTGCCGAATATGGCCGCACCGGATTCCAGGGTGGCCTGCAATGGTATCGCTGCGGCACGTCAGGCGCTTTCAACACTGAACTGCAACTGTTCGCCGGCCGCAGCATCGACGTGCCCTCCTGCTTCATCGCGGGCATGCAGGATTGGGGCACTTACCAGCGTCCGGGCGTGCTCGAGGCGATGCAGGCGCAGGCATGCACGCAGATGCTCGGGTGTCACCTCGTCGACGGCGCCGGCCATTGGGTCCAGCAGGAGCAACCCGCGGAGGTGAGCCGGCTGCTGCTGGACTTCCTCGCCCAAACCCGCGCCCCCTTGATTTGA